Proteins encoded together in one Oceanobacillus iheyensis HTE831 window:
- a CDS encoding YgzB family protein, which produces MSQQLTYSSKINKIRTFALILVFAGIITMYGGILTKNIEWLMVIFFILGTLMVILSCAVYVWIGTLSLRAVPVICPSCEKPTKMLGRVDACMHCKQPLTMDKNLEGIEFDEKYNSRKYKKK; this is translated from the coding sequence ATGTCACAACAACTTACATACTCAAGTAAAATAAATAAGATTCGTACATTTGCATTAATACTTGTTTTTGCAGGTATAATCACAATGTATGGTGGTATTTTAACCAAGAATATTGAATGGTTAATGGTAATTTTCTTTATCTTAGGTACCTTAATGGTGATCCTTAGTTGTGCAGTATATGTATGGATTGGTACTTTGTCACTTCGAGCTGTACCTGTAATATGTCCAAGTTGTGAAAAACCTACAAAAATGCTTGGCCGTGTGGATGCATGTATGCATTGTAAACAGCCACTCACCATGGACAAGAATCTCGAAGGAATTGAATTTGACGAGAAGTATAATTCACGTAAATATAAAAAGAAATAA
- a CDS encoding cob(I)yrinic acid a,c-diamide adenosyltransferase — protein sequence MRIYTRSGDKGLTSLVYGQRVPKNHLRVEAYGTCDEANSAIGLAVSVLGNKEWEGKQDFLDQLHRVQTILFHVGAELSTPMDKEVYWKLKQSHIDEMEKQIDNWHEELEPLNNFILPSGHLASSALHNARTIVRRAERIVVGLDEEIENKLVLSYLNRLSDFLFVAARYVNKKLGGQEQGLHVDLTK from the coding sequence ATGCGTATATATACCAGATCTGGAGATAAAGGTTTAACTTCATTAGTATATGGACAACGAGTTCCGAAGAATCATTTGCGAGTAGAAGCATATGGAACATGTGATGAAGCAAACTCAGCAATTGGATTAGCGGTTAGTGTACTTGGAAACAAAGAGTGGGAAGGTAAACAGGATTTTTTAGATCAATTACATCGCGTGCAAACAATTTTATTTCATGTTGGAGCGGAACTTTCAACGCCAATGGACAAAGAAGTGTACTGGAAATTGAAACAATCGCATATAGATGAAATGGAAAAACAAATAGATAATTGGCACGAGGAATTAGAACCATTAAATAATTTTATTTTACCATCTGGACATTTAGCTTCGAGTGCCTTGCATAATGCACGAACAATTGTAAGACGAGCAGAACGTATAGTAGTAGGTTTAGATGAGGAAATCGAGAATAAACTTGTACTATCTTACTTAAATCGTTTATCTGATTTTCTATTTGTTGCAGCACGATATGTCAACAAAAAACTTGGCGGACAAGAACAAGGTTTACATGTTGATTTAACCAAGTAG
- a CDS encoding ABC transporter ATP-binding protein, whose product MSSIKQYMEFVKPYKWKIVLTLLIGVMKFGIPLLMPLILKYVIDDIISVEGLSQSEKISQLFWVMGISFVIFLVLRPPIEYIRQYLAQWVGNKILFDIRGKLFDHLQKLSLKFYSQTKTGEIISRVIHDVEQTKNFVITGLMNIWLDLTTILIAIVIMLTMNVQLTLVSIILFPLFGFAVKYFFGRLRKLTRERSQALAEVQGHLHERVQGVPVTRSFALEDYEQEQFDKRNSNFLDKALRHTDWNARTFAVTNTITDLAPLLVIAFAGYQVITGVVTLGTMVAFVGYMERVYSPLRRLINSSTTLVQAIASIDRVFELMNEKYDISDKQDAVDPGRLSGKVEFEHVSFQYDEEELPVLKDVTLQVDKGETIAFVGMSGGGKSTLISLIPRFYDVTNGSVKIDGTDIRDYESRSLRDNIGMVLQDNILFSESIEMNIRMGNPEATDEEVIQAAKAANAHQFIESLPQGYGTMVGERGVKLSGGQKQRIAIARVFLKNPPILIFDEATSALDLESEHLIQETMERLASDRTTFIVAHRLATITHADRIVVVEDGQIIESGSHDQLMKLQGHYYDLYQIQYLEEDN is encoded by the coding sequence ATGAGCAGTATTAAACAATATATGGAATTTGTAAAACCATATAAGTGGAAAATAGTTTTGACATTACTTATAGGAGTCATGAAATTTGGTATTCCATTATTAATGCCATTAATTCTGAAGTATGTAATTGATGATATTATATCTGTAGAAGGATTGTCGCAATCTGAAAAAATTAGCCAGTTATTTTGGGTGATGGGAATCTCGTTTGTTATTTTTCTTGTTCTTCGTCCACCTATTGAATATATAAGACAATACCTTGCTCAATGGGTAGGTAATAAAATTCTATTCGATATTCGTGGTAAATTATTCGATCATCTACAAAAATTAAGCTTAAAATTCTATTCTCAGACAAAAACCGGAGAAATTATTTCCCGGGTAATACATGATGTCGAACAAACGAAGAATTTTGTGATTACTGGATTAATGAATATCTGGTTGGATTTAACTACTATTTTAATTGCAATTGTAATTATGCTAACAATGAATGTTCAACTAACTCTTGTTTCCATTATTTTATTCCCGTTATTTGGTTTTGCAGTAAAGTACTTCTTTGGCCGATTGCGTAAACTTACGCGAGAAAGGTCACAAGCACTAGCGGAAGTACAAGGGCATCTCCATGAACGTGTACAGGGAGTACCAGTAACACGTAGTTTTGCGCTTGAGGATTATGAACAAGAGCAATTCGATAAAAGAAATAGTAATTTTCTTGATAAAGCATTACGTCATACGGATTGGAATGCGAGGACATTTGCTGTAACGAATACAATTACGGATTTAGCACCTTTATTGGTTATTGCATTTGCTGGTTATCAAGTTATTACGGGTGTGGTTACATTAGGTACCATGGTCGCTTTTGTAGGATATATGGAACGTGTGTACAGTCCATTACGTCGTTTAATTAATTCTTCAACTACATTAGTACAAGCGATAGCATCGATTGATCGTGTATTTGAGTTAATGAATGAGAAATATGATATATCGGATAAACAAGACGCGGTTGATCCTGGTAGACTAAGTGGTAAAGTAGAATTTGAACATGTTTCATTTCAATATGACGAAGAAGAATTACCAGTTCTTAAAGATGTTACGCTTCAGGTAGACAAAGGTGAAACAATCGCTTTCGTAGGTATGAGTGGCGGTGGGAAATCGACATTAATTAGTCTTATTCCTCGTTTCTATGATGTAACAAATGGAAGTGTAAAAATTGATGGGACAGATATTCGTGATTATGAATCTAGGTCTTTAAGAGATAATATTGGTATGGTATTACAAGATAATATACTTTTCTCTGAGTCGATTGAAATGAATATCCGTATGGGGAATCCCGAAGCTACGGATGAAGAAGTAATACAGGCAGCAAAAGCAGCTAATGCGCATCAATTTATTGAATCCTTACCTCAGGGTTACGGCACCATGGTAGGTGAACGAGGTGTTAAACTCTCTGGTGGACAAAAACAACGCATCGCTATTGCAAGAGTATTCTTGAAGAATCCACCAATTCTTATATTTGATGAAGCTACTTCTGCACTTGATCTTGAGAGTGAACATCTTATTCAAGAGACAATGGAGCGACTAGCTTCAGACCGAACAACATTCATCGTTGCGCATCGTCTAGCGACAATTACACATGCAGATAGAATTGTTGTTGTTGAAGACGGACAGATTATTGAATCTGGTTCGCATGATCAATTAATGAAGCTACAAGGGCATTATTATGACTTATATCAAATTCAATATTTAGAAGAAGATAATTAG
- the bcp gene encoding thioredoxin-dependent thiol peroxidase — MSVEIGSKVNDFSLPNQHGENISLSDYQGKYVVLYFYPKDMTPGCTTEACDFRDNHESFKELDAVILGVSPDPEARHQKFIDKHELPFNLLSDEDHQLAEQFDVWKLKKNFGKEYYGIERSTFIIDKDGKLIKEYRKVRVKDHVSDALEYIKEINEVG; from the coding sequence ATGTCTGTAGAAATAGGTTCAAAAGTCAACGATTTTAGTTTACCAAATCAACATGGTGAAAATATAAGCTTGTCTGATTATCAAGGGAAATATGTAGTTTTATATTTTTATCCAAAAGATATGACACCAGGTTGTACAACAGAAGCATGTGATTTTCGGGATAATCACGAAAGCTTTAAAGAATTAGATGCAGTAATACTGGGAGTTAGTCCTGATCCAGAAGCAAGACATCAGAAGTTTATAGACAAACATGAATTACCATTTAATCTTCTTTCAGATGAAGACCATCAACTCGCAGAACAATTCGACGTTTGGAAGTTAAAGAAGAACTTTGGGAAAGAATATTATGGAATTGAGCGATCTACTTTTATTATAGATAAAGATGGAAAACTAATAAAAGAATATAGAAAAGTAAGAGTGAAGGATCATGTTTCTGATGCTTTAGAATACATCAAAGAAATCAATGAAGTGGGATAG
- a CDS encoding nucleoside tri-diphosphate phosphatase has protein sequence MVSPNAGSKVSIQSYKHNGQLHRTWENSVILKGTESVVIGANDRTKVIESDGRSWITREPAICYFHSKYWFNIIGMLRNDGIYYYCNISSPFVYDGEALKYIDYDLDVKVFPDMTFQLLDEDEYEEHRNLMNYPQVIDRILHQQLEILIRWIRQGKGPFSPDFVDNWYEMYLTYH, from the coding sequence ATGGTTTCTCCAAATGCAGGATCTAAAGTTTCTATACAAAGCTACAAACATAATGGACAACTACATCGAACTTGGGAGAATAGTGTGATCTTAAAAGGTACGGAGAGTGTGGTTATTGGAGCGAATGATCGTACAAAAGTGATTGAAAGCGATGGTCGTTCTTGGATTACAAGAGAGCCGGCTATATGTTATTTTCATTCCAAGTATTGGTTTAACATTATCGGAATGCTACGTAATGATGGGATTTACTACTACTGTAATATCAGTTCGCCATTTGTTTACGATGGTGAAGCTTTAAAATATATTGATTATGATTTAGATGTAAAAGTTTTTCCGGATATGACATTTCAATTATTAGATGAAGATGAATATGAAGAACATCGAAATTTAATGAATTATCCTCAAGTAATTGATCGTATTTTACATCAACAATTAGAAATTTTAATTCGATGGATCCGACAAGGAAAAGGACCATTTTCCCCCGACTTTGTCGATAATTGGTATGAAATGTACTTAACGTATCATTGA
- a CDS encoding gamma-type small acid-soluble spore protein, with product MAKKQNQQNQTTAAGTNAQHVKQQNQQAAQGQGQYGTEFASETDAQQVKKQNQKSQQNKK from the coding sequence ATGGCTAAAAAGCAAAATCAACAAAATCAAACTACTGCAGCAGGTACGAATGCACAGCATGTTAAACAACAAAACCAACAAGCTGCTCAAGGTCAAGGACAATATGGTACTGAGTTCGCTTCTGAGACAGATGCACAACAAGTGAAAAAGCAGAACCAAAAATCTCAACAAAACAAAAAATAA
- a CDS encoding potassium channel family protein translates to MLIVIVIIGGKCIYDFIQTNNVNQLFRMREGHFSIEIFIAMVVVYITIMLGYGMIYFILSLEGIVLVEHGELRQVSIIGSLIHSVYFSGVTLLTIGYGDIIPIGIGRLIAVSEALIGYILPAAFVLKVVQIGSRESRSRDE, encoded by the coding sequence ATGTTAATTGTTATTGTAATTATAGGAGGGAAGTGTATATATGATTTCATCCAAACAAATAATGTCAATCAATTATTTAGGATGAGAGAGGGGCATTTCTCGATAGAAATCTTCATTGCAATGGTTGTCGTGTATATAACAATCATGCTTGGATATGGAATGATATATTTTATACTTTCTCTTGAAGGGATTGTACTTGTAGAACATGGGGAACTTAGACAAGTCAGTATTATTGGATCATTAATACACTCTGTTTATTTTAGTGGGGTTACACTTTTAACGATCGGTTATGGAGACATTATCCCAATAGGTATTGGGAGATTAATTGCGGTATCAGAAGCTCTAATCGGATATATTTTGCCAGCGGCGTTTGTGTTAAAGGTAGTGCAAATTGGATCTAGGGAATCTAGGAGCAGGGATGAATGA
- a CDS encoding glutamate-1-semialdehyde 2,1-aminomutase, translating to MKFTNSEKLHQEALQHIVGGVNSPSRAYKAVGGGSPVYMERGQGAYFWDVDDNKYIDYLAAYGPIITGHAHPHIAKAIAHAATTGVLYGTPTCLENEFAQMLKEAIPSLEKVRFNNSGTEAVMTTIRVARAYTGRTKIIKFAGCYHGHFDAVLVEAGSGPSTLGTPDSAGVPASTASDVITVPFNDIEAYKAALNKWGDQVAAVLVEPIVGNFGIVEPFKGFLQEVNELTHRAGALVIYDEVITAFRFTYGSAQQIYGVEPDMTAMGKIIGGGLPIGAYGGRKDIMEQVAPLGPAYQAGTMSGNPASMAAGIACLEVLKEEGVYEELDRLGKRLEEGILEQAREHGIHITVNRLCGALTVYFGVDQITNYAEADASDGEAFAKFFQLMLREGINLAPSKYEAWFLTTEHKDSDIENTIDAVGRSFAEMAKTL from the coding sequence ATGAAATTTACAAATTCAGAAAAGCTACATCAAGAGGCTCTTCAACATATTGTAGGAGGAGTTAACTCTCCTTCTCGTGCATATAAAGCTGTAGGTGGAGGTTCACCTGTATATATGGAACGAGGACAAGGGGCTTACTTTTGGGATGTGGATGATAATAAATATATTGATTATTTAGCGGCTTATGGACCAATCATTACCGGCCATGCACATCCGCATATAGCAAAAGCAATAGCTCATGCTGCAACAACCGGTGTTCTATATGGTACTCCAACGTGTTTAGAAAATGAATTTGCCCAAATGTTAAAAGAAGCAATTCCTTCATTAGAGAAGGTTCGATTTAATAACTCTGGTACAGAAGCTGTAATGACAACGATTCGTGTAGCAAGAGCTTATACCGGGCGTACAAAAATAATTAAATTTGCTGGTTGCTACCACGGGCATTTTGATGCTGTTTTAGTGGAAGCCGGATCGGGACCTTCTACATTAGGTACTCCAGATTCAGCTGGGGTTCCAGCTTCAACCGCATCGGATGTAATTACTGTACCGTTCAATGATATTGAAGCATATAAAGCAGCATTAAATAAATGGGGAGATCAAGTAGCTGCTGTACTTGTTGAACCAATCGTTGGGAATTTTGGAATCGTAGAACCTTTTAAAGGGTTTCTACAAGAGGTAAATGAATTAACCCACCGAGCAGGAGCATTAGTAATATACGATGAAGTAATTACTGCATTCCGATTCACTTATGGAAGTGCTCAACAGATTTATGGTGTAGAACCAGATATGACTGCTATGGGTAAAATAATTGGTGGTGGTTTGCCTATCGGTGCTTACGGAGGTAGAAAAGATATAATGGAACAAGTGGCACCACTAGGTCCTGCATATCAAGCTGGAACGATGTCAGGTAATCCGGCATCAATGGCTGCAGGTATCGCGTGTTTAGAAGTGTTAAAAGAAGAAGGCGTCTATGAAGAATTAGATCGTCTCGGGAAAAGACTCGAAGAAGGCATTCTCGAACAAGCTCGCGAGCATGGTATTCATATCACTGTTAATCGACTTTGTGGTGCTTTAACGGTGTACTTCGGTGTCGATCAAATAACGAATTACGCAGAAGCAGATGCTTCAGACGGAGAAGCCTTTGCAAAATTCTTCCAACTAATGTTGCGAGAAGGAATTAATCTAGCACCTTCTAAATATGAAGCTTGGTTCTTAACAACAGAACATAAAGATTCAGACATTGAAAATACTATTGATGCTGTTGGTCGAAGCTTTGCTGAAATGGCTAAAACATTATAG
- the perR gene encoding peroxide-responsive transcriptional repressor PerR produces MSEQRLRQAIDTLKESGVRITPQRHAVLEFLLNAMVHPTADEIYKALEGKFPNMSVATVYNNLRVLKDIGLVRELTYGDSSSRFDCNTSDHYHIICNECGKIVDFHYPSLNEVESLAEQVTGFDVSHHRLEVYGKCDDCQAVNTKKH; encoded by the coding sequence GTGTCTGAACAACGTCTGCGTCAAGCAATCGATACATTGAAGGAATCAGGCGTCCGTATTACACCACAGAGACACGCAGTACTGGAATTTCTTTTAAATGCTATGGTTCATCCAACTGCGGATGAAATCTATAAAGCTTTAGAAGGTAAGTTTCCAAATATGAGTGTTGCAACCGTGTATAATAACTTACGTGTATTGAAAGATATCGGACTTGTCCGTGAGTTGACCTATGGTGATTCCTCTAGTCGATTTGACTGTAACACGTCAGATCATTACCATATTATTTGTAATGAATGTGGGAAGATAGTTGATTTTCATTATCCTTCATTAAATGAGGTTGAATCTCTAGCGGAACAAGTAACTGGATTTGATGTAAGTCATCATCGCTTAGAGGTCTATGGTAAATGCGATGATTGTCAAGCAGTAAATACGAAAAAGCATTAA
- a CDS encoding nucleotidyltransferase-like protein, giving the protein MENFLRPIYQEHASNSNTLGILTIEATQFDRPLTDGFDSILLIIVREQSNNWFVKHYEVEGKTAALHLVKEEILMEWIDTSGYRRAVEWIIYGRTVYDRNEYVKQLKEELRFFPEDKRDLRKVIDFGKLVKSYSEAKLLYDAGEIRDAHSKILNSLHYLARLSVIDHGYYPEVTVWNQVKNIDLEVYKLYETLLDSNESIEKRIELMLIAMDFVMNNRAYSASKHLLDIMDKQDQPWSYASIKAINDVQHYTYDLSAILSYLVEKGIMEVILLETKNPVVFQRAYRVKEYQ; this is encoded by the coding sequence ATGGAAAATTTTTTAAGACCAATTTACCAAGAGCATGCAAGTAATTCAAACACATTGGGAATTTTAACAATAGAAGCAACTCAATTCGATCGTCCGTTAACGGATGGTTTTGATAGTATTTTACTTATTATTGTACGTGAACAATCAAATAACTGGTTTGTGAAACATTATGAAGTAGAGGGGAAAACTGCTGCCCTTCATTTAGTAAAAGAAGAGATTCTAATGGAGTGGATAGACACGAGCGGTTATAGACGAGCGGTTGAATGGATTATATATGGAAGGACCGTCTACGATAGAAATGAATATGTAAAACAGTTAAAAGAAGAATTAAGGTTTTTTCCGGAAGACAAAAGAGACTTAAGGAAGGTTATAGATTTTGGGAAACTTGTAAAAAGTTATAGTGAAGCGAAATTACTATACGATGCTGGAGAGATAAGAGATGCACATAGTAAAATCCTAAATTCATTACATTACTTAGCAAGATTATCAGTTATTGATCATGGTTATTATCCTGAAGTGACTGTATGGAACCAAGTGAAAAACATTGATCTTGAAGTGTATAAATTATACGAAACGTTATTAGACAGTAACGAGTCCATTGAGAAAAGAATTGAGTTAATGTTGATAGCCATGGATTTTGTAATGAATAATCGTGCATACTCCGCTTCAAAACATCTCCTTGATATAATGGATAAACAAGATCAACCTTGGTCATATGCTTCTATTAAGGCAATTAATGATGTTCAGCATTACACATATGATCTAAGTGCAATACTTTCTTATTTAGTTGAAAAAGGTATTATGGAAGTGATTTTATTAGAGACGAAAAACCCAGTTGTATTTCAACGGGCTTACAGAGTGAAAGAATACCAATAG